From Bacillus weihaiensis:
CTTTGTTTTCTGATCTGGAAGGTAAACCAGCTGTTTTTTTGATTCACATCATGTTATTCCACTAACCATGATGCTACGTAATTAACGTAGATTATGTATTAAATTGTTAAAAGTAAGCCATTAATGCCCTTTTTGAGGTACATCACAGCAATTGAACGCAAAAAAAGCCCTTTGCCTGTAATAGACAAAGAGCTCAATATCGTTAGATTATAAAAGAATGTATGGTTTTCACTAAAAATTAACATAGGATTATACAAGTAAAATAAACATAATCTGTTGATTTTCAGTGTGAACTAATGTATTCTTTTGTTATCTGATATTAATTAAGGTGTATTGGCGTACACCCATCCAGATTGGCGTCTGGATAAACTCTTTGGGGATTGGTGGCTAACCGATCCTTTTTATTTTGTTCTTTTTTATGTAAGATTTCTAATCTATCTCTTTATTAATCTTAATATTAGCACAAAGGAATATTTTACTACAACGATACTTTGACAAAAAAACTCAAAACAACACAAAAAGACGTATCTCTACGTCCCTTAATGAATTACATCATAATACCTAATAGCTCTTAAATCTCCACTGATGTAATGAAGAATGCTATAGTTACATCCCTCTTTATAGTCTGTTTCAAAGTAAGATCTCATTAAATCTACTTCGTCTTCTAAATCCAAATCAAAATCCTTCCCCATTGAGTTATCTACCACATACAACATTTCTTCCCTTGATTTTTCCCATTGTTCAAAAGTTAACTTAGGATGTCTTTCTCCTCTATACTCTTCGTAAAGTGAAACAAAGTCAGCTAATGCTTCTAATTGATCTCGGTTCAATTGAGTAAAATCATCATCATCCAAAATCATTACGTAAGCAGAAAAATCGATACGGTCAGCAACGGAGTTCTGCCCCCTATTTTTATTCTTAATCTTTGTTGAATTCTCTGTATTATTCTCTGGTAATGGTAACCTCAACTTGTCCAAGTGATTAAGCCAATCTGTCATGTTCTTTTGGTCAATTTGTCCGAATGGTGATTCTTCAAGGGTTTTAAGCACTATATAATCAATTCTATACCATTTTGTCCTATCTATTTTTAATTTATTGTAGTTCCCAGTTACAACAAGTTTCATTTTTTCTAAGTTGTTCATTGTTCTTTGAATTGTTTTACTTGACCAAAAAGGAAATTGCTCCTGCCACCCTTCCTCGATTGAATTGAAAGTCCAATGGTAACCGTCTCTAAAATTGTTATTAGCCTTTTTGTTTATCTCATTCCAATAATGAATTTGTTGTAAAACTATTGCTTCATTCAGACCTATTTTAGTAGCTAACTTAGGCATTACCATCAACGGTTGTTCATCTAAAAGTAATTTACTCATCGATTTCAACCCTCCTGACGCTTGTTTTTGTAGTCATTTTCCTCTAACCACTTCAAGACTTCCACTAAATCATAACGAATCGTCCTATAACCCACCTGGACATGGGGTAACCCCTCTTTTCTCAAACGATATAATGTGGATCTTGATATATTTAACTGCTGTTGCAGTTCTTCTGCAGATAACATATACGCACCTCCTATTATTCTATAATTTAATTATAACATTCGTTTCTATTCGTGTCAAAAATATATAGTGTTTTCGTTCTATTTCATGCCTAATTGAATATATTAAAAATAGGAAAATCATATCAATTCATATTTTTCACATAAAAATACTTGGATTAATTTTCAAAAGATGGTAATATAAAAAAAGCGAAGGGTTGCAGCCCTCCACTTAATTTGATAAATTATATTTGATTTTGAATTTTATTATATGGCGCTCTCAGTTGCAGCTGAGGGTGCTTTTTTCTTTGTCTTCTATTGTCTCCGCATATATTACTCTTTCGTGAGTTGTACCATAAAGTATAATATCGTTAATTTTAACCGTTTTTCC
This genomic window contains:
- a CDS encoding helix-turn-helix transcriptional regulator; this encodes MLSAEELQQQLNISRSTLYRLRKEGLPHVQVGYRTIRYDLVEVLKWLEENDYKNKRQEG